The proteins below come from a single Lineus longissimus chromosome 5, tnLinLong1.2, whole genome shotgun sequence genomic window:
- the LOC135488123 gene encoding uncharacterized protein LOC135488123, whose protein sequence is MKGFFFLLVCLPATFAGMAFPVGTERDVQDIFRDVNPSIRWDSTNFLVDEAGPYADCSYVGTRGLISLTKLTDKYLQAHGVMESVAGLTDDTRMTGRTLSGARKDIITITKSWVRKSPFFEQIKEAHKFGCSVLPSCGDRTVVTCIFTPAYQGQGDQGGQNGGGVNSGAVAFTGEQYILTEGMFQKQNRVTKWDRSYFLENLSGTETSCAMIGRRQWNYQKAQKTARKYKKGSIGLLFGWANRSGNTDRDVENITGQWLRTDEGRKQISRAKNVGCSLIQECGNGQTVVSCIVTPGA, encoded by the exons ATGAAG GGCTTCTTCTTCCTCCTGGTCTGTCTGCCTGCCACCTTTGCCGGCATGGCCTTCCCCGTGGGAACAGAGAGGGACGTCCAGGACATCTTCAGAGACGTGAATCCTTCTATC CGATGGGACAGCACGAACTTCTTGGTGGATGAAGCCGGTCCGTATGCGGACTGCAGCTACGTGGGCACCCGCGGTCTAATCTCCCTAACCAAGCTGACGGACAAGTACCTCCAGGCTCACGGGGTCATGGAGAGCGTGGCGGGGCTGACTGATGACACAAGAATGACCGGCCGAACACTCTCTGGGGCCCGCAAAGACATAATCACTATCACCAAGTCGTGGGTTCGAAAATCTCCATTCTTTGAACAG ATCAAAGAAGCACACAAGTTTGGGTGCAGTGTCCTACCCAGTTGCGGAGACAGGACTGTCGTCACATGCATCTTTACTCCCGCATA TCAAGGTCAGGGTGACCAAGGCGGCCAAAATGGCGGCGGCGTAAACTCAGGAGCTGTGGCCTTCACTGGGGAACAGTACATACTCACCGAGGGAATGTTCCAGAAGCAAAATAGAGTCACG AAATGGGACAGGTCATACTTCCTCGAGAATCTCTCAGGCACGGAAACATCTTGTGCCATGATCGGCAGGCGACAATGGAACTACCAGAAAGCCCAAAAAACCGCCCGCAAATACAAGAAGGGATCCATTGGTTTGTTGTTCGGGTGGGCGAATAGGTCTGGCAACACTGACAGGGACGTGGAAAATATAACTGGCCAATGGCTTAGGACAGACGAGGGTCGAAAGCAG ATTTCCCGTGCCAAGAATGTTGGTTGCAGCTTGATTCAGGAGTGTGGTAACGGACAGACTGTCGTGTCGTGCATCGTCACACCAGG GGCATAG